The Burkholderiales bacterium region GACGGCGCGGCGGATTTTACGCAGACGCCCGCCGCGCCAGGCCCACACCGACGGCCCGACATACTGGAAGGTGGGGATGCCCGCGGCCTTGAGGGTGCGGGCAAGTCCGAGATTGAAATCCGGCGCATCGACGCCGATGAAAAGGTCCGGCCGCGTGGCGAGGAAATGGCGGGTGAGCTTGCGCCGGATGCGCAGGATCGCCGGCAGGCTGCGCAAGGCCTCCACATAACCGCGCACTGCCAAGGTTTCCATGGGGAAAAGGGAGTGCACGCCGGCCGCAATCATCTTCGGCCCGCCGATGCCTTCAAACTGCGCCTGCGGCAGTCTCGCCTTCAGCGCCGCCACCAGATGGCTTGCCAGAAGATCGCCGGACGCTTCCCCCGCAACGATGCCGATGCGCAGCCGCTCCATGCTTCCGGTACCGGCTTCAGCGGATGATGCCGCGAGTGGAGCGGTCGAGGAAGTCCACCAGACGCTGCACGGCGGGCTCCTGCCGTGCCTGCTCTCGAAGGCTTTCTTTCGCCTCTTCCAGGGTCAGGCCGGAGCGGTACAGGGTCCGGTAGGCCTGTTTCAGCGCCGCCAGAGTCGCTGCGGAAAAGCCACGCCGCCGCAGTCCCTCGCTATTGAGGCCGTGGGGCTTGGCGCCATCGGCCCCGGCGGCCATCACATAGGGGGGGATGTCCTTGAACACCGTGGTGTTGACCGCCGTGATCACATGGGCACCGATCTTGCAAAACTGATGGACGCCGGTGAAGCCACCGAGCACCGCGTAATCGTCCACCTCCACGTGGCCGGCGAGATTGGTGCAGTTGGCAAAGATGGTGTGGCTGCCGACGATGCAGTCGTGGGCGATGTGCACGTAGGCCATGATCCAGTTGTCATCGCCGATGCGGGTCACGCCCCCGCCCTGCGCCGTCCCCACGTTGATGGTGGTGAATTCGCGGATGGTGTTGCGATCACCGATCTCGAGACGGGTGGCTTCGCCCGCATATTTTTTGTCCTGCGGGATTTCGCCGATGGAGGCGAACTGGAAGATGCGGTTTTCGCGGCCGATGCGGGTGTGGCCGGTGATCACCGCATGGGCGCCAATGCGGCTGCCATCGCCGATTTCCACGTGTTCACCCACCACGGCATAGGGGCCGATCTCCACGCCTTTGCCCAGGCGTGCGCCGGGATGCACGATC contains the following coding sequences:
- the lpxA gene encoding acyl-ACP--UDP-N-acetylglucosamine O-acyltransferase, whose translation is MIHPTAIVHPGARLGKGVEIGPYAVVGEHVEIGDGSRIGAHAVITGHTRIGRENRIFQFASIGEIPQDKKYAGEATRLEIGDRNTIREFTTINVGTAQGGGVTRIGDDNWIMAYVHIAHDCIVGSHTIFANCTNLAGHVEVDDYAVLGGFTGVHQFCKIGAHVITAVNTTVFKDIPPYVMAAGADGAKPHGLNSEGLRRRGFSAATLAALKQAYRTLYRSGLTLEEAKESLREQARQEPAVQRLVDFLDRSTRGIIR